Proteins encoded together in one Sinorhizobium sp. B11 window:
- the ugpC gene encoding sn-glycerol-3-phosphate ABC transporter ATP-binding protein UgpC: MANVNIRNVQKRFGAVNVIRDISVDIADGEFVVLVGPSGCGKSTLLRMIAGLEEMSDGEIRIGARDVSNLRARDRDIAMVFQNYALYPHMSVADNMGFALKLKKADTSEISERVTKAANILGLEKLLDRYPKQLSGGQRQRVAMGRALVRDPQVFLFDEPLSNLDAKLRVQMRAEIKSLHQRIKTTTIYVTHDQIEAMTMADKIVVLHDGVIEQVGAPLELYDRPANLFVAGFIGSPSMNFIDGRIEEGVFRTEMGLILPLPENIKSAPPAGQLVYGIRPEHIRASQGGIGGRAEIVEGTGSEIFAKLDCNGEQISCLFRERLAIAYGDTVSIAIDPASVHLFDKSTGRRI, translated from the coding sequence ATGGCAAATGTGAATATTCGAAACGTCCAGAAACGCTTTGGCGCCGTCAATGTCATCAGGGACATCAGCGTTGATATCGCCGACGGAGAATTCGTTGTGCTCGTCGGTCCGTCCGGCTGCGGCAAATCCACCCTGCTGCGCATGATTGCCGGCCTGGAGGAAATGAGCGACGGCGAAATCCGGATCGGTGCTCGTGACGTCAGCAACCTGAGGGCCCGCGACCGCGATATCGCAATGGTCTTCCAGAACTATGCGCTCTATCCGCATATGAGCGTCGCCGACAATATGGGCTTTGCTCTGAAGCTGAAAAAGGCCGACACGTCGGAGATTTCCGAACGGGTCACTAAGGCGGCTAACATCCTTGGCCTTGAAAAGCTGCTCGACCGTTATCCCAAACAGCTCTCAGGGGGCCAGCGTCAGCGTGTCGCCATGGGCCGCGCATTGGTGCGCGATCCGCAAGTCTTCCTGTTCGACGAGCCGCTTTCCAATCTCGATGCGAAGCTGCGCGTGCAGATGCGCGCCGAAATCAAATCGCTGCATCAGCGTATCAAGACGACGACGATCTATGTCACCCACGACCAGATCGAGGCGATGACGATGGCTGACAAGATCGTTGTTCTGCATGATGGCGTCATCGAGCAGGTCGGCGCTCCCCTGGAACTCTATGACCGCCCCGCCAATCTCTTCGTCGCCGGCTTTATCGGCTCGCCCTCGATGAATTTCATCGACGGCAGGATTGAAGAAGGTGTCTTCCGCACCGAAATGGGCCTCATCTTGCCACTGCCGGAAAACATCAAGAGCGCACCACCCGCTGGTCAGCTCGTCTACGGTATCCGTCCCGAACATATTCGCGCCAGCCAAGGCGGCATTGGCGGCCGTGCCGAAATCGTCGAGGGAACGGGATCGGAAATCTTCGCCAAGCTGGATTGCAATGGCGAACAGATTTCCTGCCTCTTCCGTGAACGGCTGGCAATCGCGTACGGCGACACAGTTTCGATCGCGATCGATCCGGCAAGTGTCCATCTCTTCGACAAGTCAACTGGCCGACGCATTTGA
- a CDS encoding carbohydrate ABC transporter permease has product MKRKTIDRIGLLFVALVMVSPVILFFLWMISLSLKYEIDNGAYPPIFIPERFAWSNYMKVFEENNFFLYFWNSILVTGGATLLALLIGVPAGYGIARLKAERSAMVIMIARMTPGLSFLIPLFLLFQWLNLLGTLWPQIIIHLVVTVPIVVWIMIGYFETTPMELEEAASIDGATSWQVFRLVALPIAKPGIVVAFILSVIFSWNNFVFGIVLASRETRTLPVAVYNMLSFEQVSWGPLAAAALIVTLPVLVLTMFAQKQIVAGLTAGAVKGG; this is encoded by the coding sequence ATGAAACGCAAGACGATCGATCGCATCGGGCTGCTGTTTGTCGCCCTCGTCATGGTCTCCCCTGTCATCCTGTTCTTTCTCTGGATGATCTCGCTGTCGCTGAAATATGAAATCGACAATGGCGCCTATCCGCCGATCTTCATCCCCGAGCGTTTCGCCTGGTCGAATTACATGAAGGTCTTCGAGGAGAATAATTTCTTCCTCTATTTCTGGAATTCGATCCTTGTAACCGGCGGCGCAACCTTGCTCGCGCTGCTGATCGGCGTACCCGCCGGCTACGGCATCGCGCGGCTCAAGGCGGAGCGTTCCGCCATGGTCATCATGATCGCCCGCATGACGCCAGGCCTGTCCTTCCTCATTCCGCTGTTCCTGCTGTTCCAGTGGCTGAACCTTCTCGGCACGCTCTGGCCGCAGATCATCATCCATCTGGTGGTAACGGTGCCGATCGTCGTCTGGATCATGATCGGCTATTTCGAAACGACGCCGATGGAGCTTGAAGAGGCGGCCAGCATCGACGGTGCGACCTCCTGGCAGGTCTTCCGTCTGGTGGCGCTGCCGATCGCCAAACCCGGCATCGTCGTGGCTTTCATCCTCTCGGTCATCTTCTCCTGGAACAACTTCGTCTTCGGCATCGTGCTTGCCAGCCGCGAGACCAGAACCCTGCCTGTGGCCGTCTATAACATGCTCTCGTTCGAGCAGGTCAGTTGGGGGCCGCTTGCTGCAGCCGCACTCATCGTAACCCTGCCCGTGCTGGTACTCACCATGTTTGCGCAAAAGCAGATCGTTGCGGGCTTGACGGCTGGTGCCGTCAAGGGCGGCTGA
- a CDS encoding sugar ABC transporter permease, producing MASVSMDTTRSNSIANGRSKPGRLAPNYWPFVVPALLVIAAVIVFPWVFTLWMSVNSWTLGQPVVFAGLDNYTRLLVDMRFWESLWHTALYTLLAVVAPLILGTLAALIFDAQFPFRGLLRGVFVMPMMATPVAIALVWTMMFHPQLGVLNYLLSLVGIGPQEWIYNQNSVIPSLVLVETWQWTPLIMLIVLGGLAAVPREPYESAEIDGANAWQKFRYLTLPMIAPFLMIGVMIRSIDAVKSFDIIYAMTQGGPGTASETINIYLYNTAFSYYDIGYGSAMAVVFFIMIVALSFVLMMIRQRANWSDTETR from the coding sequence ATGGCATCCGTGAGCATGGACACCACGCGATCGAATAGCATCGCAAACGGGAGGAGCAAGCCAGGTCGGCTTGCTCCAAACTACTGGCCCTTCGTTGTCCCGGCGCTGCTCGTCATCGCCGCGGTCATCGTGTTTCCTTGGGTGTTTACGCTCTGGATGAGCGTGAACAGCTGGACCCTGGGCCAGCCGGTGGTTTTTGCCGGTCTGGACAATTACACCCGGCTGCTGGTGGACATGCGCTTCTGGGAATCGCTTTGGCACACGGCGCTCTACACGCTGCTTGCCGTCGTCGCCCCGCTCATCCTGGGCACGCTCGCCGCCCTGATTTTCGACGCACAGTTTCCGTTCCGCGGTTTGCTGCGGGGCGTTTTCGTCATGCCGATGATGGCGACACCGGTCGCCATAGCGCTCGTCTGGACGATGATGTTCCATCCGCAGCTCGGCGTGCTCAATTACCTGCTGTCGCTCGTGGGCATCGGGCCGCAGGAATGGATCTACAACCAGAACAGCGTCATTCCCTCGCTCGTGCTGGTCGAGACCTGGCAATGGACACCGCTGATCATGCTGATCGTTCTCGGGGGCCTGGCGGCCGTTCCGCGCGAACCCTATGAGAGTGCCGAAATCGACGGCGCCAACGCCTGGCAGAAGTTCCGCTACCTGACCCTGCCGATGATCGCACCCTTCCTGATGATCGGCGTGATGATCAGAAGCATCGATGCGGTCAAGAGCTTCGATATCATCTATGCGATGACCCAGGGCGGGCCAGGCACCGCATCGGAGACGATCAACATCTATCTCTATAATACGGCCTTCTCCTACTATGACATCGGCTACGGGTCGGCGATGGCGGTCGTCTTCTTCATCATGATTGTCGCGCTTTCCTTCGTCCTGATGATGATCCGGCAGCGCGCCAACTGGTCCGACACGGAGACACGCTGA
- a CDS encoding sugar ABC transporter substrate-binding protein: MSSSFIRPTRRNFLAGSAAIGAAGLLGIRPASAAVDWKRFAGTTLEVNLVKSPRSETILKYLSEFEALTGIKVNAEATPEQQQRQKTTIELSSGKPSFDVVHLSYHVQKRQFEKGGWLADISGFVKDPSLTDPSLVESDFAEAGMQFAKDSQGVLRSLPFSVDYWIVYWNKELFEKKGLSYPSTFDEMASAAEALTDKSSNTYGFVARGLKNANVPVWTTLLLGYGSTPLGPDGKLRTTSDEAVEAAKMYQRLMTKSAPVGVSGFNWAEAQSAFLQGKVGMWLDGVGFAPPIENPEKSRVVGKVGYGIMPKGPKAQAAATTGDGIGVTAASKNKEAAYLFCQWVISHDMGARLLQAGAGVPFRNSILEDAKVREGVTMPSTWVDAVAGSAKVSQLALPVIIPVTEFRDIYGVGLTNMIGGADPAAELKSATAQFEPVLARSEG; encoded by the coding sequence ATGTCATCATCATTCATTCGTCCCACGCGCCGAAACTTCCTGGCGGGTTCGGCAGCGATCGGCGCCGCCGGCCTGCTCGGCATCAGGCCTGCTTCGGCAGCAGTCGACTGGAAGCGCTTTGCCGGAACGACGCTCGAGGTGAACCTCGTCAAGAGCCCGCGCAGCGAAACGATCCTCAAATATCTGAGCGAATTCGAAGCGCTGACCGGCATCAAGGTCAACGCAGAAGCCACGCCTGAACAGCAGCAGCGTCAGAAGACGACGATCGAGCTCAGCTCCGGCAAGCCGAGCTTCGACGTCGTGCACCTCAGCTACCACGTGCAAAAGCGCCAGTTTGAAAAGGGCGGCTGGCTTGCCGATATCAGCGGCTTCGTCAAGGACCCGTCACTGACCGACCCGTCGCTGGTCGAAAGCGACTTTGCGGAAGCCGGCATGCAGTTCGCCAAGGATTCACAAGGCGTGCTGCGCTCGCTTCCCTTCTCGGTGGACTACTGGATTGTCTACTGGAACAAGGAACTGTTCGAGAAGAAGGGCCTGTCCTATCCGTCGACATTCGATGAGATGGCTAGTGCCGCTGAAGCCCTGACCGATAAGTCCTCCAATACCTACGGCTTCGTGGCTCGTGGCCTCAAGAATGCCAACGTTCCGGTTTGGACCACCCTGCTGCTCGGCTATGGCTCGACGCCGCTCGGCCCGGATGGAAAGCTGCGCACGACCTCTGACGAAGCCGTCGAGGCGGCCAAGATGTATCAGCGCCTGATGACGAAGTCTGCGCCTGTTGGCGTGTCCGGCTTCAACTGGGCGGAGGCACAGTCTGCCTTCCTGCAGGGCAAGGTCGGCATGTGGCTCGATGGCGTCGGCTTCGCGCCGCCGATCGAGAATCCGGAAAAGTCCCGCGTCGTCGGCAAGGTCGGCTACGGCATCATGCCGAAGGGACCAAAGGCACAGGCGGCCGCCACGACCGGTGACGGCATCGGCGTCACCGCCGCCAGCAAGAACAAGGAAGCGGCCTATCTCTTCTGCCAGTGGGTCATTTCCCACGACATGGGCGCGCGCCTTCTGCAGGCGGGTGCCGGCGTTCCCTTCCGCAATTCGATTCTCGAAGACGCCAAGGTTCGCGAGGGCGTCACCATGCCGAGCACCTGGGTCGATGCCGTTGCGGGCTCGGCAAAGGTCTCGCAGCTCGCGCTGCCGGTCATCATTCCGGTCACCGAGTTCCGCGACATCTATGGCGTCGGCTTGACCAACATGATCGGCGGCGCCGATCCGGCAGCGGAACTGAAGAGCGCCACGGCGCAGTTCGAACCGGTACTGGCCCGAAGCGAGGGATAA
- a CDS encoding GntR family transcriptional regulator: MDGADEQPTLREKAYESFTRHLLARDVRPGQFVSQRRLVELTGLTLGAIRELIPRLEAEGLIKTVPQRGLQIAHIDLNLIREAFQLRLFLEKEAVGIFTETASDAAIAALLNQHREIVAAIEAGNHSHELEIHAQAVDWGMHDAFIDALGNTIISNAYRVNSIKMRLISQERFRIDGRVGPVMGEHLRVLEAIEQRNVQGAVDALAAHINHARSRALRI, from the coding sequence ATGGATGGAGCGGACGAGCAGCCGACGCTGAGAGAGAAAGCTTATGAAAGCTTTACCAGGCATCTGCTGGCGCGTGACGTCCGTCCCGGGCAATTCGTCTCGCAGCGCAGGCTTGTCGAACTGACCGGCCTGACGCTCGGAGCTATTCGCGAACTTATACCGCGGCTAGAAGCCGAGGGCCTGATCAAGACGGTGCCGCAGCGCGGGCTTCAGATTGCCCATATCGACCTGAACCTCATTCGCGAAGCCTTCCAGCTCCGGCTTTTTCTCGAAAAGGAAGCCGTCGGGATCTTCACAGAGACGGCAAGCGACGCGGCGATCGCGGCACTCCTGAATCAGCATCGTGAGATCGTCGCGGCAATCGAGGCCGGCAATCATTCCCACGAACTGGAAATCCATGCCCAGGCTGTCGACTGGGGCATGCATGACGCCTTCATCGATGCGCTAGGCAACACGATCATTTCCAACGCCTACCGCGTCAACTCCATCAAGATGCGCCTGATCAGCCAGGAACGCTTCCGCATCGACGGGCGCGTCGGCCCCGTCATGGGTGAGCATCTTCGCGTGCTGGAGGCGATTGAGCAAAGGAACGTGCAAGGCGCCGTCGATGCGCTTGCCGCACATATCAATCACGCGCGAAGTCGTGCGCTGAGAATTTAG
- a CDS encoding dihydrodipicolinate synthase family protein: MMTGFGLSVALATPFDRSGAIAAEVMLAQAKRSLDSGCASVTLFGTTGEGASIGSQERERILDAFIAAGVQPGQIVVGVLVDAAEDAAQQMSQALSKGVRSILLAPPSYFKNVSDDGIFAWFADVFARVGEAARDVLAYNIPSVTMVALSIDLISRLRKAFPSIVTGVKDSSGDWPYTETLLRQHGDLIILIGDERHLAKGVRMGGQGAISGMANFAPHEVRAMAVDGNDDPRVEQFVGELLKHPVTPAVKVMVAKMTGDDRWLAVRPPLTSISADGRRELALAFDGLFRTKAA; the protein is encoded by the coding sequence TTGATGACGGGGTTTGGTTTGTCGGTCGCATTGGCGACACCTTTTGACCGCAGCGGCGCCATCGCCGCCGAGGTCATGCTCGCCCAGGCAAAGCGAAGCCTTGATTCGGGCTGCGCCAGCGTCACTCTGTTCGGAACAACAGGCGAAGGCGCATCGATCGGCAGCCAGGAACGCGAACGGATCCTCGACGCATTTATTGCCGCCGGCGTTCAGCCCGGGCAGATCGTCGTCGGTGTGCTCGTCGACGCGGCGGAGGATGCGGCGCAGCAGATGTCACAGGCCCTGTCGAAGGGCGTGCGCAGTATCCTTCTCGCCCCGCCCTCCTATTTCAAAAACGTCAGCGATGATGGTATCTTTGCCTGGTTTGCCGATGTGTTTGCGCGTGTCGGCGAGGCAGCGCGTGATGTACTGGCCTACAATATTCCCTCGGTCACGATGGTCGCGTTGAGCATCGACCTGATCAGCCGGTTGCGAAAGGCTTTCCCCTCCATCGTCACCGGCGTCAAGGACTCCTCCGGCGACTGGCCCTACACCGAAACCCTGCTGCGCCAGCATGGCGACCTGATCATCCTGATCGGCGACGAGCGGCACCTCGCCAAGGGTGTGCGCATGGGCGGTCAGGGTGCGATTTCGGGCATGGCCAATTTTGCGCCGCACGAAGTCCGCGCCATGGCCGTCGACGGCAATGACGATCCGCGCGTCGAACAGTTCGTTGGCGAACTTCTCAAGCACCCCGTGACGCCGGCTGTGAAAGTCATGGTGGCAAAAATGACTGGCGATGATAGATGGCTTGCGGTTCGCCCTCCTTTGACGTCAATCTCCGCCGATGGCAGACGCGAGCTTGCCCTTGCCTTTGACGGACTTTTTCGCACAAAGGCAGCATAG
- a CDS encoding beta-xylosidase has protein sequence MTSSYDVTINVHAGRPTGAYKPLWNWFGYDEPNYTYSPHGKKLLKELTELSPVAPRIRTHNLLTSGDGKPALKWGSTNAYTEDANGNPVYDWTIIDQIFDAYVEAGNIPLIQIGFTPEALSDFDGPYKHHWEPADKYATITTGWTAPPKDLKKWGDLIEAWARHLADRYGEDVVSSWPWEVWNEPDGHYWTGTIPEFCAMYDASARAVKRALPKARVGGPHTCGGFANEKAQTFLRAFLRHVVENKPPIDFIAFHAKGNPVIFDGHVRMGLHKQLRDIETNLAIINEFPELRHLPVVIGESDPEGCAACSARVHPQNGYRNGPLYGVYVVESMIRTYELSRRANIEIEGAVTWAFLFDDQPYFDGFRDLATNGVDKAVLNGFRMLGKLGGEWLESESDYRRDIEDIMSHGVRDKPDVNVVATRDDKGVSVLVWHYHDDDEAGPAADISLAIDGWGNRPAALKHFRMDEQHSNSFRIWKEMGKPQDIAGADYARLEASGKLAEIDDKASVSVRDGKINLTFSLPRQGVSLLRLDW, from the coding sequence ATGACGAGTTCCTATGACGTGACCATCAACGTTCACGCCGGCAGGCCGACAGGGGCCTATAAACCGCTGTGGAACTGGTTCGGCTATGACGAGCCGAACTACACCTATTCCCCCCATGGCAAGAAGCTTCTGAAGGAGCTGACAGAACTCAGCCCCGTCGCTCCGCGCATTCGTACCCACAATCTGTTGACGAGCGGCGACGGCAAGCCGGCACTGAAATGGGGCTCGACCAATGCCTATACGGAGGATGCGAACGGCAATCCCGTCTATGACTGGACGATCATCGACCAGATCTTCGACGCCTATGTCGAGGCCGGCAACATTCCGCTGATCCAGATCGGCTTCACGCCGGAGGCGCTTTCCGATTTCGACGGCCCCTACAAGCATCATTGGGAGCCGGCGGATAAATACGCAACGATCACCACCGGCTGGACCGCGCCGCCGAAGGACCTGAAAAAATGGGGAGACCTCATCGAGGCCTGGGCACGGCATCTTGCCGATCGCTACGGCGAAGATGTCGTCTCCTCCTGGCCCTGGGAAGTCTGGAATGAACCCGACGGCCATTACTGGACGGGTACGATTCCGGAATTCTGCGCCATGTATGATGCGAGCGCACGTGCCGTAAAACGCGCCCTGCCGAAAGCACGCGTCGGCGGTCCGCACACGTGCGGCGGCTTCGCCAATGAGAAGGCGCAGACTTTCCTGCGCGCCTTTTTGCGCCATGTTGTCGAGAACAAGCCGCCGATCGATTTCATCGCCTTCCACGCCAAGGGCAACCCGGTCATCTTCGACGGCCATGTGCGCATGGGTCTGCACAAGCAGCTGCGCGACATCGAAACCAATCTCGCCATTATCAACGAATTCCCCGAGCTTCGGCATCTGCCCGTCGTGATCGGCGAATCCGACCCGGAAGGCTGTGCGGCCTGCTCGGCCCGCGTCCACCCGCAGAACGGCTACCGCAACGGACCGCTCTACGGCGTCTATGTCGTCGAGAGCATGATCCGCACTTATGAGCTGTCACGCCGAGCCAATATCGAGATCGAAGGTGCGGTGACCTGGGCCTTCCTTTTCGACGACCAGCCCTATTTCGACGGCTTCCGGGATCTCGCGACTAACGGCGTCGACAAGGCGGTGCTGAACGGCTTCCGGATGCTCGGCAAGCTTGGCGGCGAGTGGCTGGAATCCGAAAGCGACTATCGCCGCGATATCGAGGATATCATGAGCCACGGCGTTCGCGACAAGCCCGACGTCAACGTCGTTGCGACCCGCGACGACAAGGGCGTCTCCGTTCTCGTCTGGCACTATCATGATGACGATGAGGCAGGCCCCGCTGCCGATATCAGCCTGGCGATTGACGGCTGGGGCAATCGTCCGGCCGCGCTCAAGCATTTCCGCATGGACGAGCAGCATTCCAACTCCTTCCGCATCTGGAAGGAAATGGGCAAACCGCAGGATATCGCGGGCGCCGATTACGCCAGGCTCGAGGCCTCGGGAAAGCTCGCCGAGATCGACGACAAGGCGTCTGTTTCGGTCCGCGACGGCAAGATCAATCTCACCTTCTCCCTGCCGCGTCAGGGCGTTTCTCTCCTACGCCTGGACTGGTGA